In Penaeus chinensis breed Huanghai No. 1 chromosome 19, ASM1920278v2, whole genome shotgun sequence, a single genomic region encodes these proteins:
- the LOC125034950 gene encoding serine/threonine-protein kinase mph1-like — MEEEEEKWHEGPTVEDVLSSVLKSKSKFGKIKLSLPPRPPRRTTPQVKDTSGDDLPKAKTEELHSLLHGKDKTGFDEGSSAQVNTGELNSKEISGRVSPQNREKLNPNNYGRHHLSVSSSKILRSVSTPEMRDKYIFKAATGVTTAEMVKPVASRQMNFSEMPQSKHANKENTNPIFSSQTLEGKCSNTLESVFKNQQIKSSERGIQNTKYQSLLAGDFNLGGAKAANEYSYEVSNTGDTVKALLERDILSNTPLVSQKEQMKSDHFLKSIDTKVVKNSDHLNLSQKSLFAKCSQTPNQKNIPQTSLPLSASHSKVSPDPAIGHVTQSSAPSQKAYLMSSITGTPRPLPSTGFSELSQKSEAPQNKEVPVGPHRNVSNEEISTRAGSAKDGTDSAHPKHSSTVPHQSGVSQVHHNAAQSVLSSHSSTADEYRQSKISKVPQTSQPMPQGITTKNKSPSATVEMKSKETPVINRTQPRQFQTPSGQMLRAMPPTPSSKQKLQHMDHIVVNNQEYLKLGIVGRGGSSKVYEVLDLDTRRVKAIKVVELEGVDEATLHSYKNEIDILHRLQWSDKVIQLYDFELSDIYLKLVMEKGNRDLSSILNSARGKNAKPISPFTIQHYWQGMLLAVQAIHQEGIIHSDLKPANFLLVNETVKLIDFGIASSIQQDMTSVIKDSQAGTFNYMSPESLWLGCQAPFIYGRSRGTRQQHISNPLQKLSAISDPNTKINFPEIENKLLLEVLQLCLQFDQRKRPSISELLEHPYLTAKPGGKGENPERENPGPPNSFPQRCRSHPKLA; from the exons atggaggaggaggaggagaagtggcaTGAAGGTCCAACTGTGGAAGATGTCCTTTCCTCAGTGCTCAAGAGTAAGAG CAAGTTTGGGAAAATCAAGTTATCACTGCCTCCACGTCCACCACGGAGAACAACTCCTCAGGTCAAAGATACATCTGGGGATGACCTGCCAAAG GCAAAAACAGAAGAACTTCATTCTCTACTACATGGGAAGGACAAGACAGGTTTTGATGAAGGCAGCAGTGCTCAGGTGAATACAGGAGAATTAAATTCAAAAGAAATCTCTGGAAGAGTCTCACCCCAGAACAGAGAGAAGTTAAATCCCAATAACTATGGTAGACACCATTTATCAGTGTCCTCAAGCAAAATTTTGCGCTCTGTTTCTACCCCAGAAATGAGGGACAAATATATTTTCAAAGCTGCAACTGGAGTGACAACTGCAGAAATGGTGAAGCCTGTTGCAAGTAGACAAATGAACTTCTCTGAAATGCCCCAGAGTAAAcatgcaaataaagaaaatactaacCCAATCTTCAGTTCTCAAACTCTGGAGGGAAAATGTAGCAATACTTTAGAATCAGTGTTCAAGAACCAACAGATAAAATCATCAGAAAGAGgtatacaaaacacaaaataccAAAGTTTGCTTGCAGGAGATTTTAATCTGGGAGGAGCAAAAGCTGCTAACGAGTATAGTTATGAAGTTAGCAACACAGGAGACACAGTGAAGGCATTGCTGGAAAGGGACATTTTATCTAATACACCTCTTGTTTCTCAGAAGGAACAAATGAAAAGTGATCACTTCTTAAAAAGCATTGATACAAAAGTTGTTAAAAATTCTGATCACTTGAATCTCTCACAGAAGTCTTTATTTGCAAAATGCAGTCAAACACCAAATCAAAAAAACATTCCACAGACCAGCTTGCCACTGTCTGCTTCACACTCAAAGGTTTCTCCGGATCCTGCCATTGGACATGTGACACAGAGTTCAGCTCCATCCCAAAAAGCTTATTTAATGTCAAGCATAACAGGAACACCTAGACCATTACCTTCTACAGGATTTAGTGAATTATCTCAGAAGTCAGAAGCTCCGCAAAATAAGGAAGTGCCAGTAGGTCCCCACAGGAATGTAAGCAATGAAGAGATCAGCACACGTGCAGGATCAGCGAAAGATGGTACTGATTCAGCGCATCCAAAGCATTCCTCAACAGTGCCACATCAGAGTGGTGTTTCCCAGGTGCACCATAATGCAGCTCAGTCTGTACTGTCATCTCATTCCAGTACTGCTGATGAGTACAGACAGTCAAAAATATCAAAAGTTCCACAGACCAGCCAACCAATGCCTCAAGGAATCACCACTAAGAATAAAAGTCCCTCTGCCACTGTAGAGATGAAGTCCAAAGAAACACCAGTCATCAATAGAACACAGCCTAGGCAGTTCCAGACTCCATCAGGCCAGATGCTCAGAGCAATGCCTCCAACTCCCTCAAGCAAGCAAAAGCTGCAGCACATGGATCACATTGTCGTCAATAATCAGGAATATCTGAAACTTGGGATTGTTGGGCGAGGCGGATCCAGCAAAGTGTATGAG GTACTGGATCTTGACACACGTAGAGTGAAGGCAATTAAAGTTGTTGAACTTGAGGGTGTAGATGAAGCCACTCTTCATTCTTATAAGAATGAAATAGACATACTTCACAGACTGCAGTGGTCCGATAAGGTTATTCAGCTGTATGACTT tgaACTTAGTGATATTTACCTGAAACTAGTTATGGAAAAAGGAAACAGGGACCTGTCATCTATCTTGAATAGTGCTCGAGGTAAAAATGCCAAACCGATCTCACCATTTACAATCCAACATTACTGGCAGGGCATGCTGTTGGCTGTACAGGCAATCCACCAGGAAG GTATCATTCACTCGGATCTTAAGCCTGCCAACTTTCTGCTTGTAAATGAGACTGTAAAGCTGATTGACTTTGGTATTGCATCCTCCATTCAGCAAGACATGACTAGTGTGATCAAGGATAGTCAG GCTGGAACCTTTAATTATATGAGCCCAGAATCTTTGTGGTTGGGCTGTCAGGCTCCATTTATCTATGGTCGTTCTAGGGGGACCCGTCAACAG CATATAAGCAACCCCCTTCAAAAGCTGTCTGCAATCTCTGATCCTAATACTAAAATAAACTTCCCCGAAATTGAGAATAAACTCTTGTTAGAGGTGTTGCAGCTGTGCTTGCAATTTGATCAGCGAAAACGTCCTAGCATCTCTGAGTTGTTAGAACACCCATATCTAACAGCCAAgccagggggaaaaggggaaaatccaGAAAGGGAAAACCCGGGCCCCCCAAATTCCTTTCCCCAGCGCTGTCGCAGTCACCCCAAATTAGCTTAA